CCGGTGTACCCGCGCCTCGCCCAGGGCAAGACCCACGACGAGATGGCGGTGACGTGGACTAGCGGCTACGACATCAGCGAGGCGTACCCGTTCGTGGAGTGGGGCGCGGTCGCCAGCGGCGCCCAGCCGGCTCGCACGCCCGCCGGGACGCTCACCTTCAACCGCGGCAGCATGTGCGGCGAGCCGGCGCGCACGGTCGGGTGGAGGGACCCCGGCTTCATCCACACCGCGTTCATGCGAGACCTGTGGCCCAACAAGGAGTGAGTGCTGCACGCATGCCTTGTCCGATCCTTTCCAGTGTTTGTAGCAGCAGTATAGTGTCAGCTTTACGCATTGTTTTCTATCGAGATCACATGCTGTTCACGGCCAATGTGCTAGCACGTGTCACAAAATGTTCTCTGCTGTTGGGCCTGTGTGATCTAGGTACTACTACAAGATCGGGCACCAGCTACAGGACGGATCCGTGGTGTGGGGCAAGCCCTACACGTTCcgtgctccgccgtcgccggggcAGAACTCGCTGCAGCGCGTCATCGTCTTCGGCGACATGGGAAAGGTACGGGAGTTTCCGATGATGAAGGCTTGAATGGTTGATCCACTGCTGGTAACACCAAAGCGAAATGGTAATGGAAAACCTTTGGCAGGCGGAGAGGGACGGATCGAACGAGTTCGCGAACTACCAGCCGGGATCGCTGAACACGACGGACGCGCTGGTCAGGGATCTGGAGAACTACGACATCGTCTTCCACATCGGCGACCTGCCCTACGCCAACGGCTACATCTCCCAGTGGGACCAGTTCACTGCGCAGGTCGCGCCCATCACCGCCAAGAAGCCCTACATGATCGCAAGGTACACACTGATCTGACTAATGCCAAAGTCTCCACATTCTTCTTCTCTGAACTCGCATCTCAATCCGTGTCGTCATCACGTGCAGCGGTAACCATGAGAGGGACTGGCCCAACACCGGCGGGTTCTTCGACGTCAAGGACTCCGGGGGCGAGTGCGGCGTGCTGGCCGAGACCATGTACTACTACCCAGCAGAGAACAGAGCCAACTTCTGGTAGCAACAACATCTATGCTCTTCCAGATGAATCAACCTacactctattttttttaagaaaatgaaTAAATATCCGGCCTCTTTGACCACACACACAGCCAAGTTTTATAGTATTCAACAGCTAATCGCACTAATAAAGGAAATAGTACGCAAACGACGGGAAGAAACCAAAAGCAAAGCCTGCCTATTATTGCTTCTTCATCCATTTTTTGCAAAACCGACACTTGTTTAGAACATGAACCGATGATGACATATTGACATGTGTGCAGGTACAAGGTGGACTACGGGATGTTCCGGTTTTGCGTCGCCGACTCGGAGCACGATTGGCGGAAGGGCACGGAGCAGTACAAGTTCATCAAGCACTGCCTCTCGACGGTGGACCGGAAGCACCAGCCGTGGCTCATCTTCGCGGCACACCGCGTGCTGGGCTACTCCTCTAACAGTTGGTATGCCATGGAGGGCACCTTCGAGGAGCCCGAGGGCCGCGAGAGCCTGCAGAAGCTGTGGCAGAAGTACCGCGTCGACATCGCCTTCTTCGGCCATATCCACAACTATGAGCGGACTTGTCCTATCTACCAggtacttcctccattcttaaatatacgaaataatttttttctcaaactttGAATGATAATCATTACTCATAAATTAGTTAAATAAAGTAAAATAATACCACTATATCTATCTAAAAAATACTTTACATTTAGCTGATAGATTTATCTAttaatataaatatttgtagaaaaagaTGAACAATTAACGAATAAACAAAAATTCAATGATGTCATATATTTACTGGAGGTATTATGTACCTAGCCTAGATCACACCTCTTTCTAGAGTCCATGGAAATTTCTCTGATCATGTACCTATAACTTGCAACGAGCAGAGCCAGTGCATGACCAACGAGAAGAGCCACTACTCGGGGACGATGAACGGCACTATCTTcgtggtggctggcggcggcggcagccaccTGTCGGACTACACGACGGCGATCCCCAAGTGGAGCATCTTCCGCGACCGGGACTTCGGGTTCGTGAAGCTCACGGCGTTCAACCACTCGTCGCTGCTGTTCGAGTACAAGAAGAGCAGCGACGGCAAGGTCTACGACTCCTTCACCATCGACAGGGACTACCGGGACGTCCTCAGCTGCGTGCACGACAGCTGCTTCCCCACCACGCTGGCCACCTAAAAAGCCATTGCTATGCTAACTACGAGTACGTACTATAGTATCGTCTTGGACTCTTGGTCTTGCAGTTGAGCCTGATAAGAAACATGCATGTGTTACGTCACGAGTGATCAATCGGCCGTGGCACTTGGCTAGTGTAGCTTCCATTGTTTTCGTTTATTGGCAATAACATTGCTCAGTGAATGGTCAGTAGTATTTAGTTTTTAGTGTTAGAGATGGCCTTCTCTGTTTTCTATAAGAAGTAAAAGAAATCTTTCACAAAATGGACGATACACACCAAACTTTGTCTAGTTGTATTGAGACGATCTAGGCAAGACCGCCTACCGCCACCATCGCCAAACTTCGTCcgatcatcttcttcagctccgACCGATCGTCTTCTCCATCTCGCCACCGCGATCCGATAACCCTCTTTGGAGCTGGCATACCCAGCAACCCCCAATCCTAAAGCTAGCAACTCCCAAACTTTCAGCGTTGTGAAGAGCAGTGGCAGCGCTGTGAGGTTGGTGCCTGACGGTGGGCCATTGACGGAAAGGGGTGGATCTTGGGGGGAGGCTCTAGCCCCCCTACTTCCCAAGACCTCCATTACAATCAAATGAGGAaaatgagaagaagagaggaaaaagaagaaagggtgaagatggaggaggaagaagaagcaaaccGCCCCTAGATCTTAGACTTGCTTCCACCATTGCTGGCGAACCTTCTGCAGCGCGTTGATTCCCAGTTGGTTGCACGACTAGAAGTTTCCTTTAGTCGAGTGCCGTATGGTTGTAGcttgtgggcttgtggcaaGGCCACAATGCATAGATGAGGTGAGCGGATAGGTGGATGGCTAGCCAAGTGGGCAGGGTTGAGGCTTCACTGTGGGTTAGGGTTGGTTTGCTGGGCTACTCTACTGTTGGGTTTGCTTACTTGTTTAGTCGTTGATGTTCCTTATCTTGTTAGTCCGTGAGGAGCTTGTTATCTTAATATTAGCACGGCTCTTTAGTAAAATGAATGAGCCGAACCGAGGGGGAGTGGGTAGGTGGATGGCTAGTCGAGTGGGCCAGGTTGAAGCTTCGCTGTGGGTTAGGGTTGGCTTGCTGGGCTACTCTACTGCTATATTTGCTTTGATGTTCCTcagcttgttagtctgtgtcaCACCCCAAAATTCCAATTTTGGGGATGTGAGGAATTACACTAATAAAATAAGTAATTTTCtcaaatttataaaattttCCAACAATTAGTTAATTGCAAGGCACTTAATTATAGGAAAATCtgtattttctaaataaataaTCAATATAGGttatataattttgttttaTGCATTCAGGCCGTATAGTTTGCATTAGGTTTTCATTGGATGAAAAATTCATTTCAAAATCGAATTCGATTTCGTTTCTATTAGATTCCAGTTTGTTTAAATCCTAAACATCTCTTGGGCCAAAACCCTTCCTATCCAAGGCGCAACCCAGCTCGCCTCCTCTTTATCTCGCTGACCAGTGGGTCCCGCTCGTCATTCCTATCCCCAGCGCCGCGACGCAAAAACCTGCGCCTCGCCCGCACGTCTACGCCCACCTCGGAAGGATCTGATCCCTCCGCAGCTCCTCTCTGTCTATAAAACCAGACATCGCTATCCTGCTCGTCCCTTTCGCATCTACGCAAACCGCTGGCTCTCCATCACaccagagccgccgccgccgtcatcttCTCGGCCGTCCGGTGAGCTGCCGTCGCCGCTTCTGTTCTTCACGCGTACCTGGCCATCTCGTCCTTCTCTCATCTCCGTCTCACTCTTTCCAGCGCTGTAGGACCACCAGGAATCCACGCCAATGCTATCTGGACGTGAACCACACCACCACCTGCTACCTCCAAACctagaaaagagaagaaagctAAAGGGAAGGCAAAGGCAacagggaagaaaaagaagaaacaagTTTAAGTGCCACATGACGTATGGACATCACAACTTGCAATGATCAGTAAATGTGTTTTAATTTAATTTGTTTGTGCATTAATGAACCAATGAATATGTATGGTCTATGCATATGTATTGGTACAGATTTGTGTTCTTGCTTGCAATGGCATAGAAGGGATAGTAAGAAAATGTTTCATCTTTGCTACTAAGGGTAACATTATCTTTTCACCATTCACTTAACAACCAGTTCCGTGAGAATAATGGCACATAAGGGATGGAGTTAAATTTTCAATGGCACTAAAAGATGGACTAAATTTTGATGGCACGTAAGGGATGAGTTAAATTTTCAATGGCATACAAAGAATTTGCTCTTAGTAAAGTGAATGAGCCAAACCGAGCAAGCTAACTAGCCACGTGTTTTTGTCAAGGTTTCTACAAGTTATATTGTAGTATCATGTATCAAAGTAAGTACGGTTCTCGAGAAAAATCTTGATGATGATAGTGCTATTGAACCTCTTCATCCACGAAACTTAATAAATGATGATGTCGTATACTTCGTACACATATACACGTTCGTTTCTGCCAGTTAGGTGGCACGGTCGATCCAGGTTCATTGCGTGCTCGTGCCTTATATTTTTTACAATATATTCGTGCATTATTGAAGCGCAGTGACACAAAAGCTGCAAGTGCATATGCAAAGGTGCGCGGCAGCAAATGCAACATGACAACGATCGAATGAATCGGCTAACGGCAGGTCGTCAACCAGAAACGGCTGCCCCTTGGAAGCAAATCGAGCCGAATCGACCTCTTGTGGACGGTGATTGATGAAGACGGAGAAGGGCGCCGTCATCTTGCTGGACGCAACCGGAACTCGTGCT
The genomic region above belongs to Setaria italica strain Yugu1 chromosome VI, Setaria_italica_v2.0, whole genome shotgun sequence and contains:
- the LOC101760459 gene encoding nucleotide pyrophosphatase/phosphodiesterase is translated as MGRRGAGTTAAAAAAAALAVLLAAAAAAAVRASPAEGFQPLSKIAVHRTTVEMQPSAYVQATPSLLGDQGEDTEWVTVKYGQTTPSVDDWIAVFSPADFISGTCPNPSRYPGEPLLCTAPIKYQYANYSANYIYWGKGHIRFQLINQRYDFAFALFTGGLENPKLIAVSEPISFKNPKAPVYPRLAQGKTHDEMAVTWTSGYDISEAYPFVEWGAVASGAQPARTPAGTLTFNRGSMCGEPARTVGWRDPGFIHTAFMRDLWPNKEYYYKIGHQLQDGSVVWGKPYTFRAPPSPGQNSLQRVIVFGDMGKAERDGSNEFANYQPGSLNTTDALVRDLENYDIVFHIGDLPYANGYISQWDQFTAQVAPITAKKPYMIASGNHERDWPNTGGFFDVKDSGGECGVLAETMYYYPAENRANFWYKVDYGMFRFCVADSEHDWRKGTEQYKFIKHCLSTVDRKHQPWLIFAAHRVLGYSSNSWYAMEGTFEEPEGRESLQKLWQKYRVDIAFFGHIHNYERTCPIYQSQCMTNEKSHYSGTMNGTIFVVAGGGGSHLSDYTTAIPKWSIFRDRDFGFVKLTAFNHSSLLFEYKKSSDGKVYDSFTIDRDYRDVLSCVHDSCFPTTLAT